The genomic stretch AGAAATCCTCAGCTCAGCGCTGACAGTGTTCAGCCCTGCCACCCAGCCTgggtccctccctgccccatcccaccctcccagaAGTGCCACAGCTCCACCCTCCCAGGGGACCCTTTGGGAAAGGCAGGGCGCTGGCTGTGCAAGGACTCACCAAGGACTCAGCCAACACCCGCAGAACGTGCAGGGCTGCCAACACCTTGGCCTTCTCGTGCTCGCTCTGGCCCTGCCTATCTGGTGAGATCCACACGAGGCCACTGATGGCCACCTGGTACCCCAGGATGGCCACCTGGTATCAGAACCGCTGCCACCCGTTGGGGTTCACCTGGACACACTTGGCCATGAACAGGGGTGTCCTCAGGTGATGCTTCCAGCACAGCGTGTTCAGGCAGTCCAGCACGTTCTGCAGTGACAGAGGaaggggcactgctgggctctcaCCTCCCTGCACCCAGCTGGACGGTGGCTCCTcctcacacagctgcagctcctgcttcagTTGGGGATCCAGCCATTCCACCCTCATCTTTGCTGCCCTGAGCCTCAGGTTCCCTAGGAGACAGGAGATGCTCACCTACCCTCCAgcaccatcccatcccatcccatcccatcccatcccatcccatcccatcccatcccatcccatcccatcccatcccatccgTCTCCAGGATTTTAGGAGCAGCTGATTTTAGAGTCAAGGTGAACAGGTATCAAAGCCAAATGCTcctcagctggggcaggagtgTGTACAAATCAAGATTTTGGAGGTGCCAATTGGATGTCTGGGAAGTGTGTCCCATCAGGGCATTGCAGTCAGGGGACAGGACTCAGAGGGATTGAGCAGCTCTATCAGGAGTGTTTAAGGGACACTGAGGGCTTGGGCAGCTCCACTGGAAAGGTTTAATGACTTGGGTAATGTTCTGGGTGCCCTGACCTGGTgatgctcctgctctgagcagctgcttcctGGAGACTTCCAGCAGCCCCTTCATCCCACCACCAGCAGGACTGCTGGAAATCAACTGCACCACGGGCAGCTGGCAtcccacaggacacagggagagAGCAAGCAGTGTCACAAGGCTGAAGTCACCTTGCAGCCAAGTCTGGAGGTGGGAAGCCCAGCCCAAGCAGCATCCCTCAGCACCACTCACCTTCCACCAGAGCTTTcttggccagggcagcagcctcgTGCGACCTGTACTTCAGCACAGCAAGCTTGGCCTGTTTCTGGGAGGGGCTGGCGTGCAGGGTGACACTACAGATGCCCTCGGTGACCCTCCGCAGTGtggcctccagctcctgctggctcaCCAAGGCGCCCAGGCCGTTGATGAGGAGCTCACGcttctctgtgctccagcagaCGATGATGGCGCAGCCGTGGCGCAGCTGGAAGCGGTGGAAGGTGGCGATGGCGCTGCGCGCGTCCTCCCGGGACGCATACCGGGCGTAGGCGAAGCCGCGGTTCAGCCCGCTGAAGGTCATCATGAGGCGGAACTCGTAGAGCCTCCCCACGCTCCCGAACAGCGGGATCAGCGTGTCCTCGTAGATGTCCTGCGGCAGCCTGGCGATGTACACCTCGGTGCCGGCTGGCGGTGGGCCGCCCACCCAGCCTGCGGGGACACGGCTGTTAAAAACAACACCACACTCCCAGTActaaaagtgatttcagcattcattataataaaaaggaaaggcCTAAAGTGTGGGGGCCCCAGGCCAAGCAGGAGCGTTCCCTCGAGGATGCTGCAGCAccggtgctggggctgctcagcagtgaaGTCCCAATGTTCCACGtatgtgacggtgttcacaggggtcttagatcctcatctcttctctcatcctgactccatgtttcagaaggcttgatttattattttatgatatatgtattatattaaaactatactagaagaatagaagaaaggatttcatcagaaggctagctaagaatagagaaggaagaatgataacaaaggcttgtggctcggacagagtctgagctagctgactgtgattggccattaattaaaacaacCACATGATACtaatcacagatccacctgttgtattccacagcagcagataaccattgtttacattttgtacctgaggcctctcagcttctcaggagaaaaaatcctaagggaaggatttttcataaaacgtGTCTGTGACACAGGTACAACAGCACCCCCCTTCCCACTGAGGCCACCCACCTTCCCTGGATCAGATGCCCCTTTTaatcctgttttttgtccctcTGGATTGGTTTCTGTTgggatccttcatttgcatcAAGGTTTAAGGCG from Camarhynchus parvulus chromosome 13, STF_HiC, whole genome shotgun sequence encodes the following:
- the DND1 gene encoding dead end protein homolog 1 isoform X1; this translates as MDEKTWTNGINDASKMALLAWEKETGIKLVQINGQRRYGGPPPGWVGGPPPAGTEVYIARLPQDIYEDTLIPLFGSVGRLYEFRLMMTFSGLNRGFAYARYASREDARSAIATFHRFQLRHGCAIIVCWSTEKRELLINGLGALVSQQELEATLRRVTEGICSVTLHASPSQKQAKLAVLKYRSHEAAALAKKALVEGNLRLRAAKMRVEWLDPQLKQELQLCEEEPPSSWVQGGESPAVPLPLSLQNVLDCLNTLCWKHHLRTPLFMAKCVQVNPNGWQRF
- the DND1 gene encoding dead end protein homolog 1 isoform X2 produces the protein MDEKTWTNGINDASKMALLAWEKETGIKLVQINGQRRYGGPPPGWVGGPPPAGTEVYIARLPQDIYEDTLIPLFGSVGRLYEFRLMMTFSGLNRGFAYARYASREDARSAIATFHRFQLRHGCAIIVCWSTEKRELLINGLGALVSQQELEATLRRVTEGICSVTLHASPSQKQAKLAVLKYRSHEAAALAKKALVEGNLRLRAAKMRVEWLDPQLKQELQLCEEEPPSSWVQGGCQLK